One window of Terriglobales bacterium genomic DNA carries:
- a CDS encoding 4a-hydroxytetrahydrobiopterin dehydratase encodes MSELAAKSCVPCRGGVPPLAGEELNKLHKQVSQWQVVEGHHLKRAFTFPDFRQALDFTNRVGEIAEREGHHPDICLSWGKAEITIWTHKINGLTESDFILAAKIDQIR; translated from the coding sequence ATGTCCGAACTGGCTGCCAAGAGTTGCGTTCCCTGCCGCGGAGGCGTGCCCCCGCTGGCTGGGGAGGAGCTGAACAAGTTGCACAAGCAAGTATCGCAATGGCAGGTGGTCGAAGGTCATCACCTCAAGCGCGCTTTCACCTTTCCCGACTTCCGCCAGGCTCTCGATTTCACCAACCGTGTCGGCGAAATCGCCGAACGCGAAGGCCATCATCCCGACATCTGCCTCTCCTGGGGTAAAGCTGAGATCACCATCTGGACCCACAAAATTAATGGGCTGACGGAAAGCGATTTCATCCTCGCAGCCAAGATCGATCAGATCCGGTAG
- a CDS encoding LON peptidase substrate-binding domain-containing protein has translation MATMLTQVPLFVCPAQLRGLSYNLLVSLLPLFPLDMVLLPGAPLPLHIFEPRYKEMIGEALAGNKPFGLVRAKENSLAELGCTAEIMEVTKKYEDGRMDIVAEGRQRFEIMQVNEERSFLQAEVRYFDDDPGNPPPSDVEKLLTMHQELLALAGAESAEAPEVDEPQISFHIAGMLPLDLDFKQTLLGMRSEPQRVTALIEYYTALLPRVRRTLKVRDKARGNGHV, from the coding sequence ATGGCAACCATGCTAACGCAGGTGCCACTATTTGTGTGTCCCGCCCAGCTTCGGGGTCTGTCGTACAATCTGCTTGTGAGTCTGCTGCCGCTGTTTCCATTGGATATGGTGTTGTTGCCCGGGGCGCCGCTTCCACTGCATATCTTCGAGCCTCGCTACAAGGAGATGATCGGGGAGGCTCTGGCTGGGAACAAGCCTTTCGGCCTGGTGCGCGCCAAAGAGAACTCGCTGGCCGAGCTGGGCTGCACAGCCGAGATCATGGAGGTCACCAAGAAATACGAGGATGGCCGCATGGATATCGTGGCCGAGGGACGCCAACGCTTCGAGATTATGCAGGTCAACGAGGAGAGATCGTTCTTGCAGGCGGAGGTTCGCTATTTTGACGATGATCCCGGCAACCCCCCGCCTTCGGACGTGGAGAAGTTGCTCACCATGCACCAGGAGCTGCTGGCTTTAGCCGGGGCGGAGTCGGCGGAGGCTCCTGAAGTGGACGAACCCCAAATTTCGTTCCACATCGCCGGGATGTTGCCCCTGGATCTGGACTTCAAGCAGACGCTTCTCGGCATGCGCTCCGAGCCGCAGCGGGTGACCGCACTGATCGAGTACTACACGGCTCTGCTGCCTCGGGTGCGCCGCACACTGAAGGTGCGCGATAAGGCGCGGGGGAATGGGCATGTGTGA
- a CDS encoding CUAEP/CCAEP-tail radical SAM protein, which produces MNVVLVSTYELGHQPFGLASPAAWLRHDGARVTCLDLSQQALKDNEECLRNADLIAFYLPMHTATRVALYAISRVRSLNPRAHLCAYGLYAPLNSDQLRELGIQSIFGGEFEAPLAAFVSKLMRHEGNGTDTSSSASISLDRQQFLVPDRSRFPRLNKYAKLMLPGGRERVVGYTEASRGCKHLCRHCPVVPVYNGVFRIVQRDVVLADIRQQVEAGAEHISFGDPDFFNGIGHSLGIVRALHTEFPTLSYDVTIKIEHLLTHAEHLSTLRETGCAFVVSAVESFDDNVLRLLDKGHTRADFVEVLKLMREIGVPLSPTFVAFTPWISLAGYEDFLLTLAELDLIENVQPIQLAIQLLIPSGSRLLKLQEVRDLIGPFDHAALCYRWLHSDARVDLLQQQLEAFLQQSRKWGMPRRAIFEHAWSLLQSFRRNERAADSREPALPPMAARTTIPYLTEPWYC; this is translated from the coding sequence ATGAATGTGGTACTCGTCTCGACCTACGAGTTGGGACACCAGCCTTTCGGACTTGCTTCGCCAGCGGCATGGCTGCGCCACGACGGTGCCCGCGTGACCTGCCTCGATCTCTCGCAGCAGGCATTGAAGGACAATGAGGAATGCCTGCGCAATGCAGATCTGATTGCTTTCTATCTGCCGATGCACACCGCCACCCGCGTCGCCCTGTACGCTATCAGCCGCGTTCGCAGCCTGAATCCGCGCGCGCATCTGTGCGCCTACGGCCTCTACGCGCCCTTAAATTCAGATCAACTCCGCGAGCTTGGGATCCAGAGCATCTTCGGCGGCGAATTCGAAGCGCCATTGGCTGCTTTTGTCAGCAAGCTGATGCGTCACGAGGGCAACGGCACCGACACGAGTTCCTCGGCTTCGATTTCCCTCGACCGTCAGCAGTTTCTCGTCCCAGACCGCTCCAGATTTCCGCGCCTGAACAAATACGCAAAATTGATGCTGCCCGGTGGACGAGAGAGAGTCGTGGGCTACACCGAAGCCAGCCGCGGGTGCAAGCACCTTTGCCGGCATTGCCCGGTCGTCCCGGTTTACAACGGCGTGTTTCGCATCGTGCAGCGCGATGTGGTGCTGGCAGACATACGGCAGCAAGTTGAGGCTGGAGCCGAGCACATTTCTTTCGGTGATCCCGACTTCTTCAACGGTATCGGACACTCACTGGGAATCGTGCGCGCACTTCACACCGAGTTTCCCACTCTGAGCTACGACGTGACCATCAAGATCGAGCACCTCCTCACGCACGCGGAGCATCTCTCCACCCTGCGCGAGACCGGCTGTGCTTTCGTGGTCAGCGCCGTCGAGTCATTTGACGATAACGTTCTCCGCCTGCTCGATAAGGGGCACACCCGCGCGGATTTTGTGGAAGTATTGAAGCTCATGCGCGAGATCGGTGTTCCGCTCTCGCCCACTTTCGTTGCCTTCACTCCCTGGATTTCGCTGGCCGGATATGAGGACTTTCTGCTCACCCTCGCTGAGCTCGACCTGATAGAAAACGTCCAGCCGATTCAGCTTGCGATACAGCTGCTGATTCCCTCCGGATCGCGCTTGCTTAAACTGCAGGAAGTACGCGACCTGATCGGGCCATTCGACCACGCTGCACTTTGCTATCGTTGGCTACACAGCGATGCCAGAGTCGATCTGTTGCAGCAACAATTGGAGGCATTCCTGCAGCAGTCGCGCAAGTGGGGAATGCCACGTCGAGCCATATTCGAGCACGCGTGGAGCTTGCTGCAATCCTTCCGCAGGAACGAACGTGCGGCTGATTCGAGAGAGCCTGCGCTGCCTCCGATGGCGGCGCGGACAACAATTCCTTACCTCACCGAGCCCTGGTACTGTTGA